A window of the Candidatus Liberibacter solanacearum CLso-ZC1 genome harbors these coding sequences:
- a CDS encoding orotate phosphoribosyltransferase, with product MAELVAKMLFEIKAVNFSPEKPYRLTSGIVSPVYIDCRKLISFARVRSTIMNFATTIVLRNIGFESIDIIAGGETAGIPFAAFLAERLSLPMIYVRKKTKNHGRKSQIEGHIFKGARILIIEDLITLGGSMVDFVQVIRKSGGVVKNGIGLFFYDIFPDITVRLRENDINLHYLATWNDIMKVATNLKIFNQDILDEVQYFLDNPMIWSEKNGGIGKIEK from the coding sequence ATGGCAGAATTAGTAGCCAAAATGCTCTTTGAAATTAAAGCTGTTAACTTCTCTCCGGAAAAACCCTATCGCCTCACTTCAGGAATTGTTAGTCCTGTATATATTGATTGTCGAAAATTAATTTCTTTTGCACGCGTTAGATCAACGATTATGAATTTTGCTACAACAATCGTATTACGAAACATAGGATTTGAATCCATTGATATTATCGCTGGTGGAGAGACAGCCGGCATCCCATTTGCAGCATTCTTAGCTGAACGTTTAAGTCTGCCCATGATTTATGTCAGGAAAAAAACAAAAAATCATGGCCGAAAATCTCAAATTGAAGGACATATTTTTAAAGGAGCTCGTATCCTGATTATAGAGGATTTGATTACTTTAGGAGGTTCAATGGTTGATTTTGTTCAGGTTATTCGCAAATCTGGTGGTGTCGTTAAAAACGGGATTGGATTATTTTTTTATGATATATTCCCTGATATTACTGTTCGCCTGCGCGAAAATGATATAAATCTTCACTATCTCGCTACCTGGAACGATATTATGAAAGTAGCAACAAACCTAAAAATATTTAATCAAGATATTTTGGATGAAGTACAATATTTTCTTGATAATCCAATGATATGGTCGGAAAAAAATGGTGGAATTGGAAAAATAGAAAAATAA